CGCGGAGCTGGCGTTGTGGAAGACATTGATCTGGAGCAGCCGCAGGGTGACAGacgctggggggagaggaggggaggctgggggagggggcaggaaacaAGTGGAGGACAAAGCAGGTGGGGAGAGAGCTGAATGAGTCTCGGTCTCCTTAAGTCCTTCGCGACAGGGTCTCCCTGCTGAACCTAACCCACCTCCCTACTCCTTCTACTCCCCCAGCAAGGGCCACTAGCCCAGCGTGGTGCTGCCCTACCCTAGCCTTGGGATTACACCAtccccacctcccagctgcaaAAACGGTGGGGGAGGTGTCCCCACTTACCGGCCAGGGCCCCCCATGCCcaggggaggagcagcagagggagcagcatcctggcaggggaagggggagccgGGCTCAGGCGGGCATCAGGGaagttcctctgcaccccacacGCCTCTCTGGccacttctctctctgtctgtctctgctcAGCTCCGTCCCTGCAGTTGTCAGTTGCTGGATCCCTGCGGGGGCCCCGCCTGCTGGAAGGCTggttccccacccacccacccatggaGCTGCAGCCCTGCCGCCCGCCTGCCTGGGGCCTGGCATCTGCGCTCTCTGCTCGCCCGCTCCGCACCGCGAATGGGACAAAGGCCTCCTTCTGGAGGCCCAggccagggctttaaaaagggacTGTCACGGTGAAAATGGGACGTATGGTGCCAGGGGAgacccccctgctgcccctcaccccgctccctgcagcccagcccctagcgccgccctggggcaatGGGCAGCCCTGActgcccggggagagcccccttctgcctcctgtgacgaagtggggatttCCCCTttttatgttgtatgtgagcctatgtgagtcttactgtttttcATGaaagctgtgtgtgcctcagtttccctgtgaaTTGCACCAGTGTCtaggtgtgacgaagcgggactgttctgaatgtttcctctgaatacttgtaggggtgcctcagtttcccctaggcatttcttaagtctctagggagTGGAATAAGGGGGTAtcattgttgcagagcaaagggccagggtataTAAATGGCCGATACTCTGTCTCcaggcaactgatggcctgggcccttcccccccgcaaggtgagagctaaagggctggagaacaaaggaatcaggtgccctcctggcctgggaaagggacaaagccggggggggggggggggctagagaGAGTTTCatttgggggctggctgggacatggagcgaagggcagacgtggctgtctggctcactgccccccaaaatggacccagctgaggggtcctgttctctgcacctacaagctctgtgttagaccatgttcctgtctaataaaccttctgttttactggctggctgagagtcccgtctgactgcggagttgggggcaggaccccGGGCGGACTCACTGTGAGAAGCgcatggtggggcaggggatgctgaatgctccaaggtcagaccccaGAAGTTGGAAGCcatgtgagcttcttgccctgaagacaggctgctctgagagaggagacttccccagagtcctgcctggcttcgtagggagcacgtccagagcattgcccggggactccgtgacaactggtggtagcaGTGGGATAAACTGCACCCCGTGGACAGAGCAGCCTGCAgcaagtgactggggagcagtaaaacgaagggggattagCGAGAGACAGGTGTGCTGGAGGCTCCGAtaggtgcggttccaggaggcaGAGGAGCCTAAGGCTCaaccccgagagagagtggacccccgagaagggctgtcgcacAGAAGGGGGTTCCCGCCAGGGACCAcacggggccaagagtgggcacgatcTGTGAGTCCATGACAACGTGGTAGCAGAGGATGGTTCGCGGATGCACCCTGCAGACGGTTGGCTGCAAGCGCAGGTGCTTGGCAGTGAGTGGCGGCCAGCGATAAAACGAGGGAATTGAAGGAACCATCGCGGAAGCGGCCCATTGCCAGCTCCGTACGAGGGACCTGGCACGTCTGTGCAAGGAGAGAGCCTGTCTGTGCCTGGCCCctgcaaaagtcacacacccttattcccaccacctagtcatcggtgcaatacacagggaaactgaggcacacacagcattcacgttaaacagtaagactcacataggctcacgtacaacataacaaggggaaATCCCCACTACGGCacaccctccccagccaggactgTTATTATTGCTGTATTACCACAGGGCCAGGGAGCCCGGTTGTACCCAGGACCCCCTTGGGCTCGGCGCTGCCCAGACGCAGCTCTATGTCCCATGGGCAACCCGCTTGCTACCCGGACACCCCAGCTCAGCCTGGACACCCTGCCAGGACCCTTCTGGTTCCCATGCCCCACCCGCGCCCACCGCCTTGGTGTATGTAGCCGTGTCTGACCCCTGCACCCAGGCCCTGgctcctacagcccctggtgggACCCGCTGGGCAGCCCCTCCCTGAAGCGTTCATTGAatggcacaggccagcgtggGCTCCATGAGGATCCTGGATCCCAGCGATCCCACAGCTCCCCCAAGTGTCCAACATCCCCTGAATGTCCCAGAGGGAGGAgaatcccaccccccacccagggccccgATCTCCCAAGGCCCCGATCCAGTCCTGCCCTCGGGGCCCTCAGCTCTGGAGCCGGGCACAGATCCAGCCCCAAGGTCCATGTCCCCATGAGACGGGCCAATGCCCACGCCTGGGCCGGTGCCGGCCGctcagggcctggactcccccggggagcagaggggatgggTTAGGGGGTGTAacagtcccacccccacctccaccaccgAGAGGAAGAGGACTCACCTGCGTCTGCTCCCCCACACCACCACGGCCACGGCGGCTACAGCCAGTGCCCCCAAGGTGATGCCCACGACCAGGCTggggccccagcccctgctgtgccCTGTAAAACAGGGGGTGCCGTACTGGGAACCGGGACAGGAGAATGGGCCCTGTTCCCTCCGCCTCTCCCgcagtcccaccccttctccccccaccttcccaacCCCTCAGCTTCCCCCCACTCTAGTCCTGCTCCCCCCCATCCCAATCTTGTCCCgtttccctcagctcctccatcctGCTCCCCCTGATCCATCTCCACGCCCCACACCCacctgctctgcctccctgcGCCCCAATCCCGCTGCCTGGACCCACCCCCGTCCCACTCAGGAcgtgcaggaaaagccccagagaCCACGActgcacccccaaccctgggGACGTGCCCCTACCCCAGGGGATCAGCAGGCTCTGGCCCCCCAGGCTACTGTGCTCCACCCGGCAGGCGTAGCTGTGCCCGTCGCCCGGCCCCACGGCCAGGGAGCTGCGCAGCTGGTAGGTGAGGTTCGCGTTGGGCAGGATCCCGCTGGAGCTCAGCCGCCCGCCCGGCGCCACCTCCTCCCCGTCCTGCAGCCAGGCCACGCGGACGGGCCGGGGGTAGAAACCGGTGACCCGGCAAACCAGCAGTAACGGCGCGGGGGTCCCGACTGGGGGAGGCGCTCGGGCAAACACCACGGCGACCGGCCGCTCTGAGACGGGGGGAgagatggggcgggggagagggacgATTCAGTCTGAGCCTCAGGGACTCACTCGCCAagcccagctccatcccccgGGGTCAGGCGTTGGCCGCTGTCCTGGCcaggccccagttctgccccctgcaGTTACCAGTGGTGACAGAATcgcccttcacttcctgtcctaaacggCTGTGCAGTGCGGCTATGAAATGGCTACGGTGCTCCATCCCATCTATAGCTGCATTTGTACACCAGGCAAGGGGTCCCTGGATAAACAGCCCCCGtgacccaccccagaggtggctgcatggcaGTACCAGGTGAGGGATCTTTGTATAGGCAGCCCCCCAGTCcaaccccagagatggctgcatagGAGCACTGGGTGCGGGATCCCTGTATAAAAAGCAAACacctcaccccagaggtggctgcatggcaGCGAGTGGTGTCCAGCCTCACCTTGCCTCTCCAGAGACTCTTTCCCATGCTGGAGAAAGCTCTTGATCTGATTGACACACGTCGTTCTCTGACAAACTGAAGCGTGATAGGTGCGCCCTTATTCTGGATAAGAAGGTCCCGGGTGTAGAGTGGACCCAGTTACCCCCTGCCGAGCGACCCAGGCGCCTGCGTCCGCATCGAAGCTGATGAAGTTCTCCCCATTCACTCCGGTGTCATCGAATCCCCTCGAGGTGCCGTTGGGGTGCAGCTCGCCGCCGAGGGAGTCCTGGGTAACGAGGGGTCTGGAACAGGAAGGGCAGGAGGATGAGGAGGGGTGTCCggaggtcccaggagggggcagaaataGAGAGATGGGGGAGTAAAGACATAATGTCAAGTGCCATGAGGATGTTGGGCCACACGTGGGCAGCGGGATTGTGGGGCGGCCCTGGCTGGAGTTAAGGGTAAGTTGCAGTTTCTctttgtcacagagtccctgggcgatgctctggacgtgctccctacgaagccagtcaggactctgggggagcctcctctctgggagcagcctgtctgcaggacacacagctcccccggcttcccccttcctgggtctgacctcggagcattcagcatcccctgccccaccatgcgcttcccgcagcgagtccgCCCGGGTGGGGCTcccggggaagccagagggtcctgccccccaactccgcagtcagacgtgactctcagccagccaggaaaacagaaggtttattagtcgacagaacttgttagcacagaaatcagtgactttcagccaagtccatcttggggggaggggagcccagagccaggactCTGGCCCTCCCCCTGCGCCCCAAGCCAGCAGAGACTGCCTcgcttccagctgcctggcccctgcccggcCCGCTGCTCCTCCGGCCTTTGTCCCGCTTCCCAGGCCAAGAGTCACCTGGTCGcagacccctcctgggtctcaggttaggAAGGGGCGGCCATAGCATCCCTGCAGACAGCTGGAGCAGCACCCGCCAGTCACACCCCCTTgttcccaccacctagacattggtgcaatacacagggaaactgaggcacacacagctttcatgcaaaacagtaagactcacacaggctcacatacaacataacaatgacaggtttcagagtagcagccgggttagtctgtatccgcaaaaagaaaaggaggacttgtggcaccttagagactaaccaatttatttgagcataaaatttcctgagctccagctcacttcatcagatgcatttagtggaaaatacagtggggagatttatatacacagagaacatgaaacaatgggggttaccatacacagcgtaacgagagtgatcaggtaaggtgagctattaccagcaggagagcggggtggggggagagaaaaccttttgacgtgataaacacccattttttcatggtctgtgtgtataaaaacctcctcactgcattttccactttatgcatccgatgcagtgagctgtagctcacgaaagctcatgctcaaataaattggttagtctctaaggtgccacaagtcctcctgttctttttgcgaatacagactaacccggctgctactctgaaaccagacaataTTACTAGTTCCCTCCAGTGTCTTCCTAAATAGTAATACTCCTTTTTGATCTTTGGATCAAAGCCACAgccatagacaagacttgtttgctgacatcacaagacctgagcaaacatctacCCTTCCATCTCTAACAATGCcggctgcatttcaaagctctcttcatttccatctcttcctaaccagtctttaCAGTTCAGccctgggtcaggtcagtctgtgagttaattaactctttctggccctgtcacctgtCAATGAGATATGATATTACACGCAGAACGTCACGTTCACATCTCTCCCAGCTTGgagatcgaactgagcagggtcaccttagccagtgacctggggaagttcaggccTCCCTCTCCGGGACAAAGCACCACTCTCACCTCATAATCCTGGAAGGACagactccacctcaggagcttggcattggcCCCTCTCATCTGGTTCAGCCGTGGCAGGGCGAGTGGTCTGTGTGCACAGTGAAGTGGCCCCAAAGAGATCCGGCTGCAGCCTGTTAAGAGCACACCCAGGGCCTTCTCTATGGCCGCATAGCCCTGCTCCCGGGGCAGCAGCTTCCTGATCAGGGACATGATGGGGTGTTTCTCCCCCATTGCATTGGCCTGCCTCGGCACCGCAACCAGCCCTGTGTGTGGGGTATTGCAGGGATCCCCAGGGCTgcggtctaagctccctgccctccccccccgaaGGACTTGACCGTgaggtcctggttgtacccacaagctctgtttgagaCTGTTCccgttgtccaataaaccttctgttttactggctggctgagaatcCCAGGaatcacagtgaatcccaggaagaggggtgcagggcccggactcccccacactccatgacacctGTATACAGCCCCAGCACTCGCCAGCAACCCTAGAATAACATCGCAGCCTGTCCaccgcccagcgctccccagcgaccctacaataacaccccagcccgtccacagcccagcgctccccagcgaccctacaataacaccccagcctcTCCACAGCCcggcgctccccagcgaccctacaataacaccccagcctgtccacagcccagcgctccccagcgaccctacaataacaccccagcctgtccacagcccagcgctccccagcgaccctacaataaccccccagcctgtccacagcccggcgctccccagcgaccctacaataacaccccggcCTCTCCACAGCCcggcgctccccagcgaccctacaataacaccccagcctgtccacagcccagcgctccccagcgaccctacaataacaccccagcctgtccacagcccggcgctccccagcgaccctacaataacaccccggcctgtccacagcccagcgctccccagcgaccctacaataacaccccagcctgtccacagcccggcgctccccagcgaccctacaataaccccccagcctgtccacagcccggcgctccccagcgaccctacaataacaccccagcctgtccacagcccggcgctccccagcgaccctacaataaccccccagcctgtccacagcccggcgctccccagcgaccctacaataacaccccggcctgtccacagcccagcgctccccagcgaccctacaataacaccccagcctgtccacggcccagcgctccccagcgaccctacaataacaccccagcctgtccacagcccggcgctccccagcgaccctacaataacaccccagcctgtccaccgcccagcgctccccagcgaccctacaataacccCCCAGCCcgtccacagcccagcgctccccagcgaccctacaataacaccccagcccgtccacagcccagcgctccccagcgaccctacaataacaccccggcccgtccacagcccagcgctccccagcgaccctacaataacaccccggcCTGTCCActgcccagcgctccccagcgaccctacaataacaccccggcctgtccacagcccagcgctccccagcgaccctacaataacaccccagcctgtccacagcccagcgctccccagcgaccctacaataacaccccagcctgtccacagcccagcgctccccagcgaccctacaataacaccccggcctgtccacagcccagcgctccccagcgaccctacaataacaccccagcctgtccacagcccagcgctccccagcgaccctacaataacaccccagcctgtccacagcccagcgctccccagcgaccctacaataacaccctggcctgtccacagcccagcgctccccagcgaccctacaataacaccccagcctgtccactgcccagcgctccccagcgaccctacaataacaccccggcctctccacagcccagcgctccccagcaaccctacaataacaccccagcccGTCCACGGCCCAGCGCTCCCCaacgaccctacaataacactgtcacggagtgcccgggcgatgctctggaactgctccccatgaagccagtcaggactctggggcagtcgccttccggtgagcagcctgtccgcagggcaaacagctcacacagcttcaaccttcctgggtctgacctcggagcattccgcatcctctgcccctccgtgcgcttcccacagcgagaccgcccaggctgggtcctggggaagccagagggtcctgcaccccaactccgcagtcagacgggactctcagccagccagtaaaacagaggtttattagacgacaggaacatggtctaacacagagcttgcaggtgcagagaacaggacccctcagctgggtccattctggagggcagtgagccagacaaccacgtctgcccttcactccatgtcctagccagccccaaactgaaactccctccagcccctcctcctctgggctttgttcctttcccgggccaggaggtcacctgattcctttgttctccaaccctttagctcccaccttgcaggggggaagggccaggccatcagttgccaggagacagggtgtcggccattctctgtgtccagacccctgcacacacctgccctctagggctctgcagtgatcatacacccttaccccaccacctagatacttaagaactgcataggggaaactgaggcacccccacaatattcggaggaaacattaagaacagtcccacttcgtcacatctctcccccttcgaggtcgaactgagcggggtcactttagccggtgacctggggaagttcgaagccaccaacgttcccatggatgcctcagcgtctctgccattccttggtaggagttacaccaggcccttccagtttcacgccctcccttaggtcgggggtggtcgatagcactcgcaggccgcatgtgggaaggtttctgcggcccgtgccctttggccaccccaaaaccccagtgggtcaaacttggattgggtcttctccccaacaagctggccaaacacagccacttggttataggactgtttaagtttcttaacagctttcactccatctgagaccttctcaaagctatccacactgggtctttcaacaggacagtcagtggatccattcacaacagaaaatttctggctgttaggaactgaaactttcttgattaaatcactttcacacccttcagttgcagtaaactgcttgcaaagactccatgaggattcctttccctagggcttttctatgcaacaattcacccctcccagaaattctgctcttaccctctttacctagggcttgctctagaggaacacgttcctgagcaacaacagactctttctgggtctcccttacatccagaattacctctggcccatccggcggatacctacacaatcccctttcaggcaaactgacagacttcctagataaaaggtcagaagccttctccttccctttgccacacacaagttcaggaatcttttccttcttgctacaggtttccacaccctccataggtaacacaatcacatcaccttcacgctctccttgtgccctggctaggatctcaccctgattagacagagttgcgacaccctttcccaaccacacacgagtaacaggcaaaatacaagcaccagaattgtctggtctctgggattttacatagacactaactggatgcgacctagttacagggccattctcctgagcagacacaaacttaggacccttcccttcctgggctttagctgaatccagaaccaactctgagtcaACTGCAtgacgctcaaccatcacaggctgcaaggccccttctgtctgctccacagaccaagaagagccggacacactttctcctttaccggacacacagcttgggatctcattccccttgtcccagcacacaaggctggtcacagacaactgcttggagactggggtagctccctccataggcaagtcaacacccctgacagacacaggcatgtttccttcactgtcccaattctccacccagcttaacaggtaaggtccagggacactcatcttccaccctcctcgccttcccacactgttgactagacacagccatcagctcacaaggctgcctaggctcatccaaactttccttaccaagcaccttgccactcccaacagatcccctgccctgcctgtgtctccccccactcagctggggtctcagctcccactgtgctcagtgctgcccttcctgtgccagtgggggtaggcagcgagctcgctgctttcctcactgcaacagagccagcctgagccccctctccagagtgcaagggcgcagggagcatctctctgtcccacccagccccaggggtctggttacaggcaggtaggtagcctgagcctagcggctcctccctgctgccagccaggtcatctgcattttcactgaccttttccctctccaccgattggttccctggattcaaattcaaacccttggccgttacaggagcagggcctggatcctgtcccaaagagacacagtcaccccacaacagggtctcgcagctggtatcctggagcaccccaacgaccagccagccccacccctcctgggtctgcacagggatctgggccataggcagggtgaggggcttcatccctgggaccctcacccagctcacatagcccctcaacctctgaggctgcaccacccagggcctgacaacagttctctctgtcccaggatctcgccaccccaggaatgtctccccattgaccatcaccttccgctcccactgggggtccgaggggcctggccccaggaaactccacacagacatataggttggggtcaggagtgggagcctgtccacctccccacccatctggctgacggagtctacggccttgggacccagcaagggagctagacaccggggcttttccgcaggatccccctggttcaaatcgccagcctgctcaaaggcagtgaggtgggcatccacatcccccccctccttaaccaggggcagcaatttagtctcgaggttccctgcggaactggccccccggggtctatccccactcaccccggggaggttccctaggcctctccgctcccccaccgccagctcatgctgctgctgcttctgcagctctttctcggtccctcgctgtctctcacggtcctctagctctctcggactcagctccaatcccgtccatctccgatccccggatggggaacccgatcgtgaagaccctcgtctggtcggggacaggagtcttggcgatgcctggctcccactccagctgctcccagatcctgctatagccccatttggggtcaggaatctgtcccttagagcggtcatcctcctccagctgcacgattaactgtgctttggtgaactttccaatgctcaaccctctctttctgcacagggttacaatgtccttcttcaggagacggtgacaggccatcactccgctcttcccaagttgttgtggactcacaggcctgtgtgctctcagctccccacggtttccagggagaacccctcgtgtgccagcccttctcgaggtcaccacctctttgccagggtcgagctgcagactcctccgcccctgcgaccgctcgctgcagtcccccgggggaccctgttactgcaaaagtccttttctctggtcacacaatcctaggggttaaccgccccctgaaaccgtctctctctgaatcttcagcacgcctagtccccatcaatccccctttgttttactgctccccagtcacttactgcaggaagcgccatccacggggtgcagtagatcccaccgctgacaccagttgtcacggagtgcccgggcgatgctctggaactgctccccatgaagccagtcaggactctggggcagtcgccttccggtgagcagcctgtccgcagggcaaacagctcacacagcttcaaccttcctgggtctgacctcggagcattccgcatcctctgcccctccgtgtgcttcccacagcgagaccgcccaggctgggtcctggggaagccagagggtcctgcaccccaacttcgcagtcagacgggactctcagccagccagtaaaacagaggtttattagacgacaggaacatggtctaaaacagagcttgcaggtgcagagaacaggacccctcagctgggtccattctggagggcagtgagccagacaaccacgtctgcccttcactccatgtcctagccagccccaaactgaaactccctccagcccctcctcctctgggctttgttcctttcccgggccaggaggtcacctgattcctttgttctccaaccctttagctcccacct
The window above is part of the Natator depressus isolate rNatDep1 chromosome 14, rNatDep2.hap1, whole genome shotgun sequence genome. Proteins encoded here:
- the LOC141998369 gene encoding LOW QUALITY PROTEIN: T-cell surface glycoprotein CD1b-1-like (The sequence of the model RefSeq protein was modified relative to this genomic sequence to represent the inferred CDS: inserted 1 base in 1 codon; deleted 1 base in 1 codon) gives rise to the protein MAWPFPPARPLVTQDSLGGELHPNGTSRGFDDTGVNGENFISFDADAGAWVARQGVTGSLYTRDLLIQNKGAPITLQFVXRTTCVNQIKSFLQHGKESLERQERPVAVVFARAPPPVGTPAPLLLVCRVTGFYPRPVRVAWLQDGEEVAPGGRLSSSGILPNANLTYQLRSSLAVGPGDGHSYACRVEHSSLGGQSLLIPWGHSRGWGPSLVVGITLGALAVAAVAVVVWGSRRR